The following coding sequences lie in one Zingiber officinale cultivar Zhangliang chromosome 2B, Zo_v1.1, whole genome shotgun sequence genomic window:
- the LOC122045297 gene encoding uncharacterized protein LOC122045297 produces the protein MEHTELSLGPPRSMSRKELDLRKQQLTWSSDPVSQSSNIDLQLNDPLPLDWEQCLDLQSGKMYYLNRKTMKKTWERPKERSMELDLNVLAFPGSEGKVNCAAPEMKQCSSSGNMVALVCVNCHLLVMLCKSSPLCPNCKYLHMLPPQDAPTYHNLDQTSKSLETLSLLH, from the exons ATGGAGCACACAGAGCTTTCACTTGGCCCACCTCGATCGATGTCGCGAAAGGAATTGGATCTGAGAAAGCAACAACTGACATGGAGTAGTGATCCAGTGAGCCAAAGTAGCAACATTGATCTCCAGCTCAATGATCCTCTGCCACTGGATTGGGAGCAGTGCTTGGACTTGCAA TCAGGGAAGATGTATTACCTGAACAGGAAGACGATGAAGAAGACCTGGGAGAGGCCCAAGGAGCGAAGCATGGAGTTGGATCTCAATGTTTTGGCGTTTCCGGGCTCGGAAGGGAAGGTCAATTGCGCAGCTCCGGAGATGAAGCAGTGCAGTTCGAGCGGTAACATGGTGGCATTAGTTTGTGTGAATTGCCATCTTCTTGTCATGCTGTGCAAGTCGTCACCATTGTGTCCAAATTGCAAGTACCTGCACATGCTGCCACCACAAGATGCACCTACTTACCACAACCTGGATCAGACTTCCAAGTCCTTGGAAACCCTCAGCCTCCTCCATTGA
- the LOC122045296 gene encoding 3-isopropylmalate dehydratase large subunit, chloroplastic-like yields the protein MASPVMASNPAIFGAKKEFGFAPCSSPSIMRHRLPRRALNKVLAVVAPARSPGAPSASGSVKHAMTMTEKILARVSEKSHLEPGENVWVNVDVLMTHDVGGPGTIGIFKKEFGQNARVWDHEKIVIIPDHYIFTSDERANRNVDILRDFCLEQNIKYFYDIKGLSNFKANPDYKGVCHIALAQEGHCRPGEVLLGTDSHTCNAGAFGQFATGIGNTDAGFVMGTGKLLLKVPPTLRFVLDGEMPNYLLAKDLILQIIGEITVAGATYKSMEFVGSTIQGLNMEERMTLCNMAVEAGGKNGVVPADEVTFKYLEDKTSENYEPVYSDDNARFIGEYRIDVSKVEPLVAKPHSPDNRALARECKDVKIDRVYIGSCTGGKTEDFLAAAKVFLASGKKVKVPTFLVPATQKVWMDIYSLPVPGSGGKTCSQIFEEAGCDTPTSPSCGACLGGPRDTYARMNEPQICVSTTNRNFPGRMGHKEGQIYLASPYTAASSALTGYVADPRDFLM from the exons ATGGCGTCGCCGGTTATGGCTTCCAACCCTGCGATTTTTGGAGCAAAG AAGGAATTTGGCTTTGCGCCGTGCTCTTCGCCTTCGATTATGAGGCATCGTCTCCCAAGGCGCGCGTTGAACAAAGTCCTTGCAGTTGTGGCGCCGGCCCGATCTCCCGGAGCTCCCTCGGCCAGCGGTTCA gttaagcatgcaatgacgATGACGGAGAAGATCCTTGCACGAGTATCAGAGAAGTCGCATTTGGAACCTGGAGAGAATGTTTGGGTGAATGTTGATGTCTTGATGACTCATGATGTCGGTGGCCCCGGGACAATTGGGATCTTTAAGAAAGAATTTGGTCAGAATGCACGG GTTTGGGATCATGAAAAGATTGTTATAATACCAGATCACTACATATTTACTAGTGACGAGCGTGCAAACAGAAATGTGGATATCTTGAGGGACTTTTGTTTGGAGcagaatattaaatatttttatgatatcaAAGGTCTCAGTAACTTTAAG GCTAATCCAGATTATAAGGGTGTGTGTCATATTGCACTTGCACAAGAGGGTCATTGCAGGCCCGGAGAG GTTTTACTCGGCACAGACTCCCACACATGTAATGCTGGTGCTTTTGGGCAATTCGCTACTGGAATTGGTAATACTGATGCAGGTTTTGTGATGGGAACTGGAAAACTTCTATTGAAG GTTCCTCCTACTTTGAGGTTTGTACTGGATGGAGAAATGCCAAACTACTTACTTGCCAAGGATTTGATTCTACAA ATAATTGGTGAAATAACTGTTGCTGGTGCAACATATAAATCAATGGAATTTGTTGGTTCTACTATCCAAGGACTAAAT ATGGAAGAGAGAATGACATTGTGCAATATGGCTGTTGAAGCTGGTGGTAAGAACGGGGTTGTCCCTGCTGATGAAGTTACATTCAAGTATCTCGAG GATAAAACTTCCGAGAACTATGAACCAGTGTACAGTGATGACAATGCCAG ATTTATTGGAGAATATAGAATTGATGTCTCCAAGGTGGAACCGTTGGTTGCAAAG CCACATTCTCCTGACAATCGTGCTTTAGCAAGAGAATGCAAGGATGTGAAAATTGATAGAGTCTACATAGGCTCTTGCACAGGGGGAAAGACAGAGGACTTCTTAGCTGCAGCTAAAGTGTTCCTAGCTTCA GGGAAAAAGGTTAAAGTTCCAACGTTCCTTGTTCCTGCCACACAAAAG GTATGGATGGACATTTATAGCCTCCCTGTACCTGGATCTGGGGGGAAGACTTGTTCTCAGATATTTGAGGAGGCTGGTTGTGATACTCCAACTAGTCCCAGTTGTGGAGCTTGCTTGGGTGGTCCTCGAGATACATATGCACGGATGAATGAGCCACAG ATTTGCGTATCCACCACAAACAGAAATTTCCCCGGCAGGATGGGCCATAAGGAAGGGCAGATATACCTAGCTTCGCCGTATACTGCTGCATCTTCAGCTTTGACTGGATACGTTGCTGATCCTAGAGATTTTCTCATGTAG
- the LOC122045299 gene encoding argininosuccinate synthase, chloroplastic-like — translation MAQIHAVGISSFPKIALRGIPVHRDNFGCQRKSCFKEINARSSGSRGKMTSQYGLQQKHAVRCQGIQNVMADGTREDVAYSKNTNTGGLRGKLNKVVLAYSGGLDTSVIVPWLRENYGCEVVCFTADVGQGDLEMDGLEQKAKASGASQLVVKDLKEEFVREYIFPCLRAGAVYERKYLLGTSMARPVIAKAMVDVAKEVGADAVSHGCTGKGNDQVRFELTFFALNPELQVVAPWREWDITGREDAIEYAKKHSVPVPVSKKSIYSRDRNLWHLSHEGDILEDPANEPKKDMYMMTVDPEDAPSQPEYLEIGIESGLPVSINGRKLSPATLLSELNKVGGRHGVGRIDMVENRLVGMKSRGVYETPGGTILWAAARELESLTLDRETIQMKDLLALKYAELVYAGRWFDPLRYSMDAFMEKITETTTGSVMLKLYKGSVIVASRKSPHSLYREDISSFETGAIYNQADAAGFIRLYGLPTRVRAMLEKGL, via the exons ATGGCTCAGATACATGCAGTCGGAATTTCTTCATTTCCCAAGATCGCTCTCCGTG GGATTCCAGTCCATCGAGATAATTTTGGCTGCCAGAGGAAGTCCTGCTTCAAGGAG ATCAATGCAAGATCGTCTGGATCCCGTGGTAAAATGACCAGCCAATATGGTTTGCAGCAAAAACATGCAGTTAGGTGCCAAG GTATTCAAAATGTTATGGCTGATGGCACACGGGAAGATGTGGCATATTCCAAGAATACTAATACTGGTGGACTGCGTGGTAAGCTAAACAAAGTTGTTTTGGCTTATAGTGGTGGTTTGGACACCTCAGTAATTGTACCTTGGTTAAG GGAGAACTATGGATGTGAAGTTGTATGTTTCACTGCTGATGTTGGTCAA GGTGATTTAGAGATGGATGGTTTGGAGCAGAAGGCCAAAGCTAGTGGTGCAAGTCAACTTGTTGTGAAGGATTTAAAGGAGGAATTTGTTAGGGAGTACATATTTCCTTGTTTGCGAGCTGGTGCagtttatgaaagaaaatatttgCTTGGAACATCAATGGCTCGGCCTGTTATTGCTAAG GCAATGGTTGATGTTGCCAAAGAAGTTGGTGCTGATGCTGTTTCACATGGATGCACAGGAAAAGGAAATGATCAG GTTCGGTTTGAGCTAACTTTCTTTGCTTTAAACCCTGAACTTCAAGTCGTTGCACCTTGGAGGGAATGGGACATAACAGGGCGAGAGGATGCTATTGAATATGCAAAGAAACACAGTGTTCCTGTTCCAGTTTCAAAAAAGTCTATTTATAGCCGAGATCGGAATCTTTGGCACCTTAGCCATGAG GGTGACATTCTTGAAGATCCGGCAAATGAGCCAAAGAAGGATATGTACATGATGACTGTTGATCCAGAAGATGCTCCTAGTCAGCCTGA ATATTTGGAAATTGGAATTGAATCTGGCCTTCCTGTTTCCATCAATGGAAGAAAGCTTTCCCCTGCAACCCTCCTTTCAGAACTTAACAAGGTTGGTGGGAGGCATGGCGTTGGACGAATAGACATGGTCGAGAATCGCCTTGTTGGCATGAAATCCCGGGGAGTGTATGAAACCCCCGGCGGCACAATCCTTTGGGCAGCTGCTCGTGAACTCGAGTCCTTGACACTCGACAGGGAAACCATCCAGATGAAGGACTTACTAGCACTCAAATATGCTGAGCTGGTGTATGCTGGCCGTTGGTTCGACCCTCTGCGCTACTCCATGGACGCCTTCATGGAGAAGATCACAGAGACCACAACTGGATCCGTCATGCTCAAGCTGTACAAAGGTTCTGTCATCGTGGCATCGCGAAAAAGTCCACATAGCTTGTACAGGGAGGACATCTCTTCCTTTGAGACTGGGGCAATCTATAACCAGGCTGATGCTGCTGGATTCATTCGCCTCTACGGGCTTCCTACTAGGGTGCGGGCAATGCTCGAGAAGGGTTTATGA
- the LOC122045300 gene encoding protein FAR1-RELATED SEQUENCE 6-like: MEHTDAEVLSNDITVEVPVDDGDPEMNGKELEVGEPLKGMGSDCMNDSFENKEVFSVKDNAADNEKMEHNAFDTDTKVVQEDDLTPRLGMTFRTREEVCNFYKAYAMTVGFGVAVQKSSFATSGQCRRVIIACSKVGKGKTDPCYKARQSAKTDCQAKIVAKASGDGMLHLVEVNNEHNHPVNPSTARFLNCYKKMAGSRKQESTGQANVQGSSQSDGIESGDPAKIGRLKLTKGDDEAIYQFFANMQNKDPNFFYLVDLDDHGCLRNLFWADGRSKMSYQYFGDVISIDTTFLTEKYDLPLVLFVGMNHHGQLVLLGCGLISSETIQSYTWLCKAFLTCMLDCCPNAIVTDYSKAIQSAVLDVFPDTRYRWCLSSILSEVPKKLKGLPEYKEIKKALKKSAYDSLKIEDFEKSWMKMIVDNGLESNEWLTLLYENRHNWVPAFLKHTFWAGMSMYQRGETINNYLNGYVYPKTSLKQFFSKYEVILQSKYKKEAEADSESHKTPLLISKFYMEEQISKVYTFNMFRKFQEELKATMYCDVLAIRIDGPVINFQVKECSFIEDGKPTENKDHEVLYNADKLEVQCICGSFEFCGILCRHALSVFKFQQIFEISSPYILSRWKKDYKRLSAFERSRSLNDMQVDNPVARYDYLTMRCLHLAELGFISDDRYQVALKLLKEVEKSLLDDVICRERQPRLLSFETQANGNVQNLLLAQIGTSGVSKNSGSLHVKRRGRPPKKLKESDIETLARPNKEQDFLRSSLIGSEASILQSGATATHLNAQRIDLMEDITTGDLSFGSHFGMHINHEHHIDSQPRTQTHNLLQGQYDPQTIGSQSRMQWIYQQILQDDHAPKVPSGRRAG; the protein is encoded by the exons ATGGAGCATACGGACGCCGAA GTCTTGTCAAATGACATTACTGTGGAAGTGCCTGTGGATGATGGTGATCCTGAGATGAATGGAAAAGAACTTGAAGTTGGAGAGCCACTGAAG GGCATGGGAAGTGACTGCATGAATGATTCATTTGAGAACAAGGAGGTATTCAGTGTCAAGGACAATGCTGCTGATAATGAGAAAATGGAGCATAATGCGTTTGATACGGATACTAAAGTAGTTCAAGAGGATGATCTAACACCTAGGCTAGGGATGACCTTTAGAACTAGGGAGgaagtttgtaatttttataAAGCATATGCTATGACTGTTGGCTTTGGAGTGGCTGTGCAGAAGTCATCATTTGCAACTTCGGGGCAGTGTAGACGGGTAATAATTGCTTGCTCTAAGGTGGGCAAGGGAAAAACTGATCCTTGCTATAAAGCCAGACAATCTGCCAAAACAGATTGCCAAGCTAAGATTGTTGCGAAAGCTTCAGGGGACGGGATGCTTCATTTGGTGGAGGTTAATAATGAACACAACCATCCAGTCAATCCTTCAACAGCACGGTTTTTGAATTGTTACAAGAAAATGGCTGGCTCAAGGAAACAAGAATCTACAGGACAAGCAAATGTGCAAGGGAGTTCTCAATCTGATGGGATAGAATCTGGAGATCCTGCTAAAATAGGGAGATTGAAGCTCACTAAGGGGGATGACGAGGCTATTTATCAATTCTTTGCAAATATGCAGAATAAAGATCCAAACTTCTTTTATTTGGTTGATTTAGATGATCATGGTTGCTTGAGAAATTTGTTCTGGGCTGATGGTAGGAGTAAGATGTCATATCAGTATTTCGGGGATGTCATTTCCATTGATACAACCTTCTTGACTGAAAAGTATGATTTGCCTCTTGTTTTGTTTGTGGGTATGAATCATCATGGCCAGTTAGTGTTGCTGGGATGTGGTTTGATTTCTTCTGAAACTATCCAGAGTTATACATGGTTATGCAAAGCATTTTTAACCTGTATGTTAGATTGCTGCCCAAATGCTATTGTCACAGACTATTCCAAGGCCATTCAAAGCGCTGTCCTAGATGTGTTTCCTGACACTAGATATCGTTGGTGCTTGTCCAGTATTCTAAGTGAAGTTCCAAAGAAATTGAAAGGGCTTCCTGAATACAAAGAAATTAAGAAAGCATTAAAAAAATCAGCATATGATTCCTtgaagatagaagattttgaaaaatcttggatGAAGATGATTGTGGATAATGGGCTTGAAAGTAATGAATGGCTTACTTTACTATATGAAAACAGACACAATTGGGTGCCAGCTTTTCTAAAACACACATTTTGGGCTGGAATGTCCATGTACCAACGTGGTGAAACTATAAACAATTATCTTAATGGATATGTCTATCCAAAGACTTCCCTAAAGCAATTCTTTAGTAAGTATGAGGTGATACTGCAGAGTAAATACAAAAAGGAGGCAGAAGCAGATTCAGAATCTCACAAGACTCCACTTTTGATATCAAAATTTTACATGGAAGAACAGATATCAAAAGTGTACACTTTTAATATGTTTAGGAAATTCCAGGAGGAGCTAAAAGCTACAATGTATTGTGATGTTTTGGCAATCCGGATAGATGGGCCAGTCATTAATTTTCAAGTCAAGGAGTGCTCGTTCATTGAAGATGGTAAACCCACAGAAAATAAGGATCATGAGGTTCTTTATAATGCAGATAAACTTGAGGTTCAATGCATTTGTGGTTCTTTTGAGTTCTGTGGCATTTTGTGTAGACATGCTTTGTCTGTATTTAAGTTCCAGCAGATCTTTGAGATTTCATCTCCTTACATTCTTAGTCGCTGGAAAAAGGATTACAAGCGACTAAGTGCTTTTGAACGCTCCCGCTCCTTGAATGACATGCAGGTTGATAATCCTGTGGCCCGCTATGATTATTTGACTATGCGCTGTCTTCATCTAGCTGAGTTAGGATTCATATCAGATGATAGGTACCAAGTTGCTTTGAAGTTATTAAAAGAGGTTGAGAAGTCGCTTTTAGATGATGTTATTTGTAGAGAGAGGCAGCCCAGACTTCTATCTTTTGAAACTCAGGCTAATGGCAATGTCCAAAATCTTTTATTAGCACAGATTGGAACCTCTGGCGTTAGTAAGAATTCGGGTTCTTTGCATGTCAAACGCCGAGGCCGGCCACCGAAAAAGCTAAAGGAGTCTGATATCGAAACTTTAGCTCGGCCCAACAAGGAACAG GATTTTTTGAGATCATCATTGATTGGTAGCGAAGCTAGTATCCTTCAATCGGGTGCAACTGCTACTCACCTTAATGCACAGCGAATTGATTTGATG GAAGACATCACCACAGGTGACTTGTCATTTGGCAGTCATTTTGGCATGCACATAAATCACGAGCATCACATTGACAGTCAGCCAAGGACACAAACACACAATCTGTTGCAG GGTCAATATGATCCGCAAACAATAGGAAGTCAGTCAAGGATGCAGTGGATTTATCAACAAATACTTCAA